From Ammospiza caudacuta isolate bAmmCau1 chromosome 23, bAmmCau1.pri, whole genome shotgun sequence, one genomic window encodes:
- the DIXDC1 gene encoding dixin isoform X1, which yields MLACLARGSVLDILQEGFSEQQLQAYVAWVNSQLKKKPGVRPVQDLRQDLRDGVTLALLIEIVAGEKLSGIEPNPSSQQEMRENVERVLQFVASRKIRMHQTSAKDIVEGNLKSTMRLILALAAHFKPGSGRAGGAGLGGRGWAAPPGRPRPRSAAALAQGAVAVLADVRQDVQHSGRDLLRHRHRSSSVDEEIENPCWSVRALVQQYEGQQHVPLEPHPASLTSPSPVHSAKSESTVAPSEEKERLVILQAEETEPKPEEAEARSQPEWQPGSSGSYLESSWEEQLLEQQDHLEKEMEEAKKMISGLQALLLNGSLPEDEQEGSFELSERGACPEEQLIIIRSRLDQSVEENQDLKKELLKYKQEARNLQGIKDALQQRLLQQDAAVLQLKQELLRANMDKEELHNQNVDLQRKVEERNRLLAEYKKELCQKERHLQQQQSKLDEMLRQLSEASYQQVDLERELEHKEALLAHCMKREAEEVMAFSSHSAQSNGFLQPAGKGAAPPAHRGTSDLQLVRDALRSLRNSFSGHDPQHHTIDSLEQGISSLMERLHRMETHRRQDRRVRGKSPASRATNECRDSWPPKSKLPHSQSTPVMSTSACTKVLYFTDRSLTPFMVSIPKRLGEVTLKDFKAAIDREGTHRYHFKALDPEFGTVKEEVFHDDDIIPGWEGKIVAWVEEDHGEN from the exons CAACAGCTGCAGGCCTATGTGGCCTGGGTGAATTCGCAGCTGAAGAAGAAGCCGGGGGTGAGGCCAGTGCaggacctgaggcaggaccTGCGGGATGGGGTCACCCTTGCCCTGCTCATCGAGATTGTAG CTGGTGAGAAGCTGAGTGGCATCGAGCCCAaccccagcagccagcaggagaTGAGGGAAAATGTGGAGAGAGTCTTGCAGTTTGTGGCATCCAGAAAGATCCGCATGCACCAGACGTCAGCTAAAG ATATCGTCGAGGGCAACTTGAAATCCACCATGAGGCTGATCCTGGCCTTGGCTGCTCACTTCAAGCcgggctctggcagggctggcggcGCCGGTTTggggggcaggggctgggcagcccccccgggccggccccggccGCGCTCGGCCGCTGCGCTGGCACAGGGGGCGGTGGCCGTGCTGGCCGATGTCCGGCAGGACGTGCAGCACTCCGGCCGGGACCTGCTCCGGCACAGGCACag GAGCAGCAGCGTGGACGAGGAGATTGAGAATCCCTGCTGGAGCGTGCGGGCGCTGGTGCAGCAGTACGAGGGGCAGCAGCACGTGCCCCTGGAGCCCCACCCTGCCAG cctgacctcacccagccctgtgcacagTGCAAAGAGTGAATCCACTGTAGCCCCCtcggaggagaaggagaggctGGTGATCCTCCAGGCTGAAGAAACGGAGCCTAAACCAG AAGAGGCCGAGGCTCGCTCCCAGCCCGAGTGGCAGCCGGGGAGCTCTGGGTCCTACCTGGAGAGCTCatgggaggagcagctcctggagcagcaggaccacctggaaaaggaaatggaggAGGCAAAGAAGATGATTTCGGGTTTGCAG GCTTTGTTGCTCAATGGGTCTTTACCTGAGGATGAGCAGGAAGGGTCCTTTGAGCTTTCAGAGCGTGGAGcctgccctgaggagcagctg ATCATCATCCGGAGCCGCCTGGACCAGAGCGTGGAGGAAAATCAAGATCTGAAG aaggagctgctgaAATACAAACAAGAAGCTCGGAACCTCCAGGGAATAAAG GAcgccctgcagcagaggctgctccagcaggacgccgcagtgctgcagctcaagcaggagctgctgagagccaACATGGACAAGGAGGAGCTGCACAACCAGAAC GTTGACCTCCAGAGGAAGGTTGAAGAGAGGAACCGGCTCCTGGCAGAGTACAAA AAGGAGCTGTGCCAGAAGGAGcggcacctgcagcagcagcagagcaagcTGGATGAGATGCTCAGGCAGCTTTCTGAGGCCAGCTACCAGCAG GTGGATTTGGAGCGGGAGCTGGAGCACAAGGAGGCCCTGCTGGCTCACTGCATGAAGAGAGAGGCTGAGGAG gTGATGGCTTTCAGCAGTCACAGTGCCCAGAGCAATGGCtttctgcagccagcaggaaaaggagccGCTCCCCCAGCCCACCGAGGG ACCAGTGACCTGCAGCTGGTGCGGGACGCGCTGCGCAGCCTCAGGAACAGCTTCAGCGGGCACGACCCGCAGCACCACACCATcgacagcctggagcagggcatCTCCAGCCTCATGGAGCGCCTGCACCGCATGGAGACACACAGGAGGCAGGACAGGAGG GTGAGGGGGAAATCACCAGCAAGCAGAGCAACCAACGAGTGCAGAGACTCCTGGCCTCCCAAATCCA AGCTGCCTCACTCTCAGAGCACGCCCGTGATGAGCACCAGTGCCTGCACCAAAGTGTTGTACTTCACCGACCGCTCCCTCACCCCCTTCATGGTCAGCATACCAAAGAG GTTAGGGGAAGTGACTCTGAAGGATTTCAAGGCAGCCATTGATAGGGAGGGAACCCATCGGTACCACTTCAAAGCCCTGGACCCAGAGTTTGGCACAGTGAAGGAGGAG gtgTTCCATGACGACGACatcattcctggctgggaggggaaaatcGTGGCCTGGGTGGAAGAAGACCACGGGGAGAATTAA
- the DIXDC1 gene encoding dixin isoform X2, whose protein sequence is MGGKQVKCLTSPSPVHSAKSESTVAPSEEKERLVILQAEETEPKPEEAEARSQPEWQPGSSGSYLESSWEEQLLEQQDHLEKEMEEAKKMISGLQALLLNGSLPEDEQEGSFELSERGACPEEQLIIIRSRLDQSVEENQDLKKELLKYKQEARNLQGIKDALQQRLLQQDAAVLQLKQELLRANMDKEELHNQNVDLQRKVEERNRLLAEYKKELCQKERHLQQQQSKLDEMLRQLSEASYQQVDLERELEHKEALLAHCMKREAEEVMAFSSHSAQSNGFLQPAGKGAAPPAHRGTSDLQLVRDALRSLRNSFSGHDPQHHTIDSLEQGISSLMERLHRMETHRRQDRRVRGKSPASRATNECRDSWPPKSKLPHSQSTPVMSTSACTKVLYFTDRSLTPFMVSIPKRLGEVTLKDFKAAIDREGTHRYHFKALDPEFGTVKEEVFHDDDIIPGWEGKIVAWVEEDHGEN, encoded by the exons ATGGGAGGGAAGCAGGTCAAATG cctgacctcacccagccctgtgcacagTGCAAAGAGTGAATCCACTGTAGCCCCCtcggaggagaaggagaggctGGTGATCCTCCAGGCTGAAGAAACGGAGCCTAAACCAG AAGAGGCCGAGGCTCGCTCCCAGCCCGAGTGGCAGCCGGGGAGCTCTGGGTCCTACCTGGAGAGCTCatgggaggagcagctcctggagcagcaggaccacctggaaaaggaaatggaggAGGCAAAGAAGATGATTTCGGGTTTGCAG GCTTTGTTGCTCAATGGGTCTTTACCTGAGGATGAGCAGGAAGGGTCCTTTGAGCTTTCAGAGCGTGGAGcctgccctgaggagcagctg ATCATCATCCGGAGCCGCCTGGACCAGAGCGTGGAGGAAAATCAAGATCTGAAG aaggagctgctgaAATACAAACAAGAAGCTCGGAACCTCCAGGGAATAAAG GAcgccctgcagcagaggctgctccagcaggacgccgcagtgctgcagctcaagcaggagctgctgagagccaACATGGACAAGGAGGAGCTGCACAACCAGAAC GTTGACCTCCAGAGGAAGGTTGAAGAGAGGAACCGGCTCCTGGCAGAGTACAAA AAGGAGCTGTGCCAGAAGGAGcggcacctgcagcagcagcagagcaagcTGGATGAGATGCTCAGGCAGCTTTCTGAGGCCAGCTACCAGCAG GTGGATTTGGAGCGGGAGCTGGAGCACAAGGAGGCCCTGCTGGCTCACTGCATGAAGAGAGAGGCTGAGGAG gTGATGGCTTTCAGCAGTCACAGTGCCCAGAGCAATGGCtttctgcagccagcaggaaaaggagccGCTCCCCCAGCCCACCGAGGG ACCAGTGACCTGCAGCTGGTGCGGGACGCGCTGCGCAGCCTCAGGAACAGCTTCAGCGGGCACGACCCGCAGCACCACACCATcgacagcctggagcagggcatCTCCAGCCTCATGGAGCGCCTGCACCGCATGGAGACACACAGGAGGCAGGACAGGAGG GTGAGGGGGAAATCACCAGCAAGCAGAGCAACCAACGAGTGCAGAGACTCCTGGCCTCCCAAATCCA AGCTGCCTCACTCTCAGAGCACGCCCGTGATGAGCACCAGTGCCTGCACCAAAGTGTTGTACTTCACCGACCGCTCCCTCACCCCCTTCATGGTCAGCATACCAAAGAG GTTAGGGGAAGTGACTCTGAAGGATTTCAAGGCAGCCATTGATAGGGAGGGAACCCATCGGTACCACTTCAAAGCCCTGGACCCAGAGTTTGGCACAGTGAAGGAGGAG gtgTTCCATGACGACGACatcattcctggctgggaggggaaaatcGTGGCCTGGGTGGAAGAAGACCACGGGGAGAATTAA